The stretch of DNA CTTCCAAGCATTCAGAGGCTTCTTGCATAATGTTGCGTCAGTCTGCTGCTAAATTCTTAGGGAAGCAAGTCAAAAAGAAGAGCATTTATTGCCTCATTAAGCAAAAATCGGATAGTCAGAAGAAAAGGTTGGCTGGAATATCGATGTCGTTGTTTGCTTTCAGATGCAGTCGTTTGCTTTGATTATCTTGTTAGCCTCATTTGGGTAGTAACGAGAATATCAATCTGTCTCTTTTGTCCCAGTCATAGCGCCACAAGCTGCCACTTGAATGAAAAGTGATGGAATAAGAAATATCCAATATTAATTTTGCATAAGACAAGCTGCGCTCGGCAAAGGATAAGTGAACTTTCCTCTACACTCGCTTGGATTGTCTTTGCAATGAAAGAAAAAAGACGGGACAGGAAAATGCAAATGTGAACTGATGAAACGGATTGCTCTTTTCCCGATTGTTCCCGATACTTCCCTACTGTTCCCCATGGCTTTGAGAGGTGTACGCACGCCATTATCTTTGCCGATGGAAACTGGAAAGATTTGAAACAACAAACAATAACAATATAAAATTATGAACTATTACATCATTACAGAAACCAATTGGGCAAAGCTTCGAGATGAAATTTTGAGCCTTGCAGAATGCTGCCACAAGGCATTCGGAGAAAAGAGTAAGCACACGGACTGGCTGCACAACGGAGATGTGTGCCGGCTGTTGAACATCAGCAAGCGCACCTTGCAGCATTATCGTGATACGGGTGTGCTGCCGTTTACACAAATTGGACACAAGTGCTATTACAAGCGTGAGGATGTGGAAGCATTGCTTCAGACCAAATCAGAGAAATCAAAAACGGAAAAATAAAATAAACACGTAGATTATGGAACAGATAAGAAATTTGAATATGGAAGCGGACGATATGCAGGTAGTGCTGTCCGCTATCAGTGGAGTAAGCAAGAGAATTAAGGAAGTGGCACAGACACACAAGCCGCTCTTTGCCGGTGAGCTTTTCCTTACGGGCAAGGAAGTGTGCGAGCGGCTGTACATCAGTCCCCGTACCTTGCAGGACTACCGAGACAGGAAGATTATCCCCTACACACAGTTTGCAGGAAAGATACTCTACAAGGCTTCGGACTTGGAGAAGATACTGGAGGAGAATTACAAGAGTTGTCGAACAGGATAAAGGCTATAAGCGTAATATTGCTGAAAGGATAACGGCACTTGGGCAGAGATGCATCTACTCCAAGTACCGTTTTATTTATGTCTCAATATAAAAATTTTCGTTCTTCTTGGGTTCATTTTATAATATTTATTGTATCTTTGTCATCGTGAATAGTAATAATTGTTTGACACATAGCAATAAAGGCGTGATGCTGTTACAGAGAAATAGGAGTTTCTCTACAACTTTTAACGCTTTATATTTGTGTGTTTCAAATAATTTGCTAACACACACTCCTAATATCTAAAACCGCATTTACACTTTTGTATACGTGCGCGAAGCGTGCCGTATTCTCCATAAACAAACGGTTTTCCAAGGCTTCTTTTGCTCAACTTTATCTCTCTTGTATGTGTCTACCCATAACAGGAAAAGTTGTACAAAAGCAGTATTTGCAGTTGATCACAAAACATAGAACATAATATTTATTTAAAAAACTTATGACAAAACAAATTCTTATCATCTGTTTTACAGTGTGTGGTTGGTTAAATACAACAACCTTGTTTGCCCAAGAGGCACTTCCTACACAAACAATACGTGGTTTAGTAATTGATGCAGCATCAGCTGCACCGTTGTCTTCGGCAAGTGTAAAGATTATCAATGCAGAAGGTCAAACAACTGTTACCAATGATAAAGGGCTATTTGTGCTGCCCGATATTCCTGTGGGACGATATGATTTACAGGTGTCTTTTATGGGTTATGAAACTGAAATCGTGAAAGGCATCATACTTACCTCTGCCAAAGAAGTAAATTTGGAGGTTCAGCTGAAAGAACGTCCGAGTTCCCTTGGCGAAGTAGTAGTGCGTGCACAGATAGACAAAAGCCGGCCATTAAACAAGATGACCTTGACGGGGGCACGTATGCTTAGTACCGAAGAAGCCAGCCGTTTTGCAGGTGGTATGGACGATCCCGCCCGTCTTGTGAGTGCTTTTGCCGGCGTTGCCTCGGGCATATCGAATAATGGTATCTCTATTCATGGCAATTCACCGGGCTTTTTGCAATGGCGATTGGAAGATGTAGAGATACCCAACCCCAATCACTTTGCCGACATGGGCTCGTTCGGAGGGGGCATTCTTACCTCTTTAAGCAGTAATGTATTAGGCAATTCCGACTTTTATACATCAGCTTTCCCTGCAGAATACAATAACGCCATCTCGGGCATCTTTGACATGCGGCTGCGCAATGGTAACAATCAACGGTTTCAACATACATTTCAGTTGGGTGTTCTCGGCATTGATGCCGCTTCCGAAGGACCACTCGGTAAACGCGGCAAAGCATCTTATATCTTCAACTATCGCTATTCCACGCTGGGTCTACTCAATAAACTGAACAGCAATAAAGATATGGCACAATCGCTGGATTATCAAGACCTGAATTTTAAACTCAACTTTCCGACCGCTCATGCAGGCATATTTTCTTTTTGGACTACAGCACTTATCGATAAAGTAAAACCAGAAATGCGCAAACCTGCAGACTGGGAATATGCCGACGATGCAAAAGATTCTCAAGCCAAACAAACATCGGCTGCGGCCGGACTGTCACACCGTTACTTGTGGAATAACGGCGGAATGCTGAAAACAACGCTTGCCCTTACTTTCTCGCAAACCGATGCTTGGGAAGACGTATACGATGTTTCGATGAACGAAAAACCAAATGTCGATTTCAAAGTGCGTTATACCAACATGGTGCTCAACTCATTCTTCAATAAGAAATACAGTTCACGCCATACCAATAAAACAGGTATCACAATTACCAACATGCACTATGATATGCAGTTTGATATGGCACCATATTATCAACAACCACTTCAACGCCTTTCAGAGGGTAAAGGCAATACAGTGTTGGGGTCGGTTTACAGCAGCTCGCTGTTCAATCTCAGCAACAAACTATCAGCTACGGTCGGTATTAACGGTCAGTTACTTACTCTCAATAACCATTGGACAATAGAGCCGCGCATCGCTTTGAAATGGCAGGTAACCGATAAGAGCTCGCTGGGATTTGCCTATGGATTGTATAGTCGAATGGAAAAACTGGACGTATACTTTGTAAAAAATGCAACGACAGGCCAGGCTTCAGTTAACAAAGACCTTGATTTCACCCGCTCGCAAAACGTATCTTTGTCTTATCATTAC from Prevotella sp. oral taxon 475 encodes:
- a CDS encoding carboxypeptidase regulatory-like domain-containing protein, which gives rise to MTKQILIICFTVCGWLNTTTLFAQEALPTQTIRGLVIDAASAAPLSSASVKIINAEGQTTVTNDKGLFVLPDIPVGRYDLQVSFMGYETEIVKGIILTSAKEVNLEVQLKERPSSLGEVVVRAQIDKSRPLNKMTLTGARMLSTEEASRFAGGMDDPARLVSAFAGVASGISNNGISIHGNSPGFLQWRLEDVEIPNPNHFADMGSFGGGILTSLSSNVLGNSDFYTSAFPAEYNNAISGIFDMRLRNGNNQRFQHTFQLGVLGIDAASEGPLGKRGKASYIFNYRYSTLGLLNKLNSNKDMAQSLDYQDLNFKLNFPTAHAGIFSFWTTALIDKVKPEMRKPADWEYADDAKDSQAKQTSAAAGLSHRYLWNNGGMLKTTLALTFSQTDAWEDVYDVSMNEKPNVDFKVRYTNMVLNSFFNKKYSSRHTNKTGITITNMHYDMQFDMAPYYQQPLQRLSEGKGNTVLGSVYSSSLFNLSNKLSATVGINGQLLTLNNHWTIEPRIALKWQVTDKSSLGFAYGLYSRMEKLDVYFVKNATTGQASVNKDLDFTRSQNVSLSYHYRFSDNLGIKIEPYYQYLTNIPVIADSSYSLINRRSYHIEDQLVSKGKGYNYGVDVTLEKYMSHGLYYMVTASVFDSKYKGGDGKWYNTRFNRHYILNGLIGKEWMMGRSKRNVLGVNIRTTLQGGDRYSPVNTLATLAHPDKETVYDERRAFENEFSPIFLLHYSISYRINCKNTSHEFALKGLNATNYREYSGHAYNLKTGTIEPRRLKTTVLNLLYRIDF
- a CDS encoding helix-turn-helix domain-containing protein, with amino-acid sequence MEQIRNLNMEADDMQVVLSAISGVSKRIKEVAQTHKPLFAGELFLTGKEVCERLYISPRTLQDYRDRKIIPYTQFAGKILYKASDLEKILEENYKSCRTG
- a CDS encoding helix-turn-helix domain-containing protein — encoded protein: MNYYIITETNWAKLRDEILSLAECCHKAFGEKSKHTDWLHNGDVCRLLNISKRTLQHYRDTGVLPFTQIGHKCYYKREDVEALLQTKSEKSKTEK